CAAACGCTGTGGCATAACCCCGCTTCATCCGGCTGGATGGCAACCCGCCAAGCCCTTTCTGCCGTGTGTCAATTTGACATACCCAAACCTATCAGATATAATGAATTGCGATCCAAGAGGCAACGGTCATGCATTTCAACATCGGTGACAAGGTCATCTACCCGAACCACGGATTGGGTGTTGTGGAGACCATCACTCGTCAGAAAGTCTTGGGTCAGGAGATTCAGTTCTACCAGCTCCGGTTGCTCGAGAACAACTCCATGATCCTCGTGCCGGTGCAGAACGCCGAGACCATCGGCCTGCGTGGCATCATTTCCAAAAAGGACGCCCGCAACCTGCTTTTCCTCCTTCAGATGGCCAACCCCGAAGTCAAGCAACAGATCAAGGAGTGGAAGAGCCGTTTCCGCGAGAACACCGAGCGGATGAAAAGCGGCCGGATCACCGA
The Acidobacteriota bacterium genome window above contains:
- a CDS encoding CarD family transcriptional regulator produces the protein MHFNIGDKVIYPNHGLGVVETITRQKVLGQEIQFYQLRLLENNSMILVPVQNAETIGLRGIISKKDARNLLFLLQMANPEVKQQIKEWKSRFRENTERMKSGRITDVVEVVRILAKVNSRKSLSFREKKMYDKAKRLLVSELAAAENMPEDAVERQIDQALVVSLSNKNIGNA